One uncultured Caproiciproducens sp. DNA segment encodes these proteins:
- a CDS encoding alpha/beta fold hydrolase — translation MGFLCKNKHFNYQALRAIATAPAGQADICEVTSTCQRIQSGNCASWCSEWEKTADRIRKFGEECLDSGLKTSASESFLRASNYYRTAEFYLNYGSNKDYMDKINKLSTKCFNLAIQYGPYDIKPVEIPFEGNNLPGHFYHANTGKLVPTLIVISGNDGTKEELYAIGISAIKRGMNCLAFDGPGQGESIRRRGIPFRYNYETAVSPTIDFVLQDSSVDSDQIVLWGESLGGYFAPRAAAFEKRLSACVANGGLYDCLSLNSEKRKKILCGIRKHAKVINLIAHLLMKTSVAFDWRCRHGFLTFGVDNPAEYILKYEPYYLEGVASEIACPVLVIGNEDDKKDWRNQAKILYDALKCPKEYMYFTNEEDAGAHCQAGCRIYANDRIFNWIEKILAANKNK, via the coding sequence ATGGGATTTTTATGTAAAAACAAACATTTCAATTATCAAGCACTCCGTGCAATTGCAACCGCACCTGCAGGTCAGGCAGATATTTGCGAAGTGACCTCAACATGCCAAAGAATTCAGAGCGGAAACTGTGCCAGCTGGTGCTCTGAATGGGAAAAAACAGCTGATCGAATTCGCAAATTCGGAGAAGAATGTTTAGATTCCGGACTTAAAACAAGTGCATCTGAATCTTTTCTTCGCGCATCTAACTATTACCGAACAGCCGAATTCTATCTCAATTATGGCAGTAACAAAGATTATATGGATAAAATAAACAAGTTGAGTACAAAGTGTTTCAACCTTGCAATCCAATATGGGCCTTATGATATAAAACCGGTTGAAATACCGTTTGAAGGAAACAACTTGCCAGGGCATTTTTATCACGCAAATACCGGAAAACTTGTACCGACGCTCATAGTCATATCAGGCAATGATGGAACAAAAGAGGAACTATATGCGATCGGAATTAGTGCAATAAAGCGCGGGATGAACTGCCTTGCTTTTGACGGTCCGGGGCAAGGGGAAAGTATTCGTCGTCGTGGTATTCCATTCCGGTATAATTATGAAACTGCAGTTTCGCCGACAATCGATTTTGTACTTCAAGATTCATCGGTCGATTCGGATCAAATTGTTTTGTGGGGAGAAAGCCTTGGCGGCTATTTTGCTCCACGCGCAGCAGCATTTGAAAAGAGGCTTTCAGCCTGTGTGGCAAACGGTGGGCTCTATGACTGCCTTAGCTTGAATTCTGAAAAACGGAAAAAAATACTATGCGGCATACGGAAACACGCAAAAGTCATTAATTTGATTGCTCACCTATTAATGAAAACAAGTGTGGCTTTTGACTGGAGATGTAGGCATGGATTTTTGACCTTTGGTGTTGATAATCCGGCCGAATATATACTAAAATATGAGCCCTATTACTTGGAAGGTGTTGCTTCAGAGATAGCTTGTCCTGTTCTTGTAATAGGCAACGAGGATGATAAAAAGGACTGGCGCAATCAGGCTAAAATCCTATACGATGCTTTGAAATGTCCAAAAGAATACATGTATTTTACGAATGAGGAAGACGCAGGAGCCCATTGTCAAGCAGGATGCCGGATTTATGCAAACGACCGTATCTTTAACTGGATCGAAAAAATATTGGCTGCCAACAAGAACAAGTGA
- a CDS encoding alpha/beta hydrolase, whose translation MKNKSNRLIYFEEYAHINGIDQYLFHAGTKYDNPVILFLHGGPGFAESTLSYIFQEKWEELFTVVHWDQRGAGKTFTKNPDQCPTINLLEEDLLEIIRYIKGKYHKQKIILFGHSWGTILGSIFVKKHPEEISYYIGTGQVINMFENERVGYEKVKELALQANDKKSLRELEALGDYPGDNHGIAFKNKSAKLRAVQGKYNLAATGNTSAILALIKSPIFKLSDITALMKMDKLNNEVIEFWSKFDIRSESAEYKVPIYYILGENDWQTPHIISEEYFEKINAPRKKIYLIPNAGHMTMIDQPNLFIETLIDIRNGESRRS comes from the coding sequence TTGAAAAACAAATCCAATAGATTGATTTATTTTGAAGAATATGCACATATCAACGGAATTGACCAGTACTTATTTCATGCTGGAACAAAGTATGATAATCCAGTAATTCTGTTTTTGCACGGTGGCCCTGGTTTTGCAGAATCAACGCTTTCCTATATTTTTCAAGAAAAGTGGGAAGAACTTTTTACAGTAGTTCACTGGGATCAGCGCGGCGCCGGAAAAACGTTTACTAAAAATCCAGATCAATGCCCTACGATTAATTTATTGGAAGAGGATTTATTGGAAATTATCCGATACATAAAAGGGAAATATCATAAGCAAAAAATTATTTTATTTGGACATTCGTGGGGAACTATCTTAGGAAGCATATTTGTAAAAAAACATCCAGAGGAAATATCCTATTATATCGGAACTGGGCAAGTTATAAACATGTTTGAAAATGAGCGTGTCGGTTACGAAAAGGTAAAAGAATTAGCTTTACAGGCCAATGATAAAAAATCATTAAGAGAGCTTGAAGCTTTGGGAGATTATCCAGGCGACAACCATGGTATTGCCTTTAAGAATAAATCTGCGAAATTACGTGCTGTTCAAGGTAAATATAATTTAGCTGCTACAGGAAATACTTCTGCGATACTAGCTTTAATTAAAAGTCCTATTTTCAAGTTATCAGATATTACCGCTTTGATGAAGATGGATAAACTTAATAATGAAGTAATAGAATTTTGGAGTAAATTTGATATAAGATCAGAGTCGGCAGAATATAAAGTGCCAATTTATTATATTTTAGGTGAAAATGATTGGCAAACCCCTCATATTATTTCTGAAGAGTATTTTGAAAAAATCAATGCACCGCGTAAAAAAATATATTTAATACCTAACGCTGGACATATGACAATGATAGATCAGCCTAACTTATTCATTGAAACTTTGATAGACATTCGTAATGGAGAAAGCAGAAGGTCGTAA
- a CDS encoding TetR/AcrR family transcriptional regulator → MEQDKKIHEPRQKRSQNTIEKILDTAFELFCQNGYYKTSTNEIAKAANISIGNLYFYFPNKETIFLEILNRYHQSFLQIHEAFLSEIENSNGNLKKLLRRIIEDIIRNHEDSRELNREIQILSFSNPKVRDVLEKQQEQIEKTVLGYLQKYKDKIRVHDIEAAAAIVFALINSVVDQIAFSKNKIDRERLLTETVSAVEAYLLRETNQ, encoded by the coding sequence GTGGAACAGGATAAGAAAATTCATGAACCAAGGCAAAAAAGAAGTCAAAATACCATAGAAAAGATTCTGGATACCGCCTTTGAACTGTTTTGTCAAAACGGCTATTATAAAACCAGCACCAATGAAATCGCAAAAGCTGCCAATATTTCCATAGGTAATCTTTATTTCTATTTCCCTAACAAAGAAACGATTTTTTTAGAAATACTAAATCGGTATCATCAGTCTTTTCTGCAAATACATGAAGCTTTTTTGAGCGAAATTGAGAATTCAAATGGAAACCTAAAAAAATTGCTGAGAAGAATAATAGAAGATATTATCAGAAATCACGAAGATTCAAGAGAACTGAACCGTGAAATTCAAATTCTAAGTTTCTCCAATCCGAAAGTAAGAGATGTGCTTGAAAAGCAGCAGGAACAGATTGAAAAGACCGTTCTTGGCTATTTACAAAAATACAAGGATAAAATCCGGGTGCACGATATCGAAGCGGCAGCTGCAATCGTATTTGCGTTGATTAATTCGGTTGTCGATCAAATAGCCTTTTCAAAAAATAAAATTGATCGTGAGCGATTGTTGACAGAAACCGTGAGTGCCGTAGAAGCTTATCTTTTGAGGGAAACCAATCAATAA
- a CDS encoding MarR family transcriptional regulator, giving the protein MNYEKDLYLMQQIYATIFALANKIQVKGDQSLQILTSRQMMTMAAIIHLPGGKATYNNIAKKLGTTRQSVKQLIALMEKKGFVVTIPSEQDKRASNVQITELGQKAILICEGRSLGLITDIFSQFTTQDMEILWELLKKLYSYDGVEQDGFEENMDYGAKEPFMESQLQANEKFKISRAKIEKEAKSFEKQIQ; this is encoded by the coding sequence ATGAACTATGAAAAAGACCTCTATTTAATGCAACAGATTTATGCTACTATATTCGCGTTGGCTAACAAGATTCAAGTAAAAGGCGATCAGTCACTACAAATTCTGACCTCAAGACAAATGATGACGATGGCTGCGATTATACATTTACCTGGTGGAAAAGCAACTTATAATAATATTGCAAAAAAACTTGGGACTACAAGGCAGAGCGTAAAGCAACTAATAGCTCTTATGGAGAAGAAAGGTTTTGTTGTAACGATACCTTCTGAGCAGGATAAACGTGCGTCTAATGTGCAAATAACGGAATTAGGTCAAAAGGCTATTTTAATTTGTGAAGGACGATCATTAGGACTCATAACGGACATATTTTCGCAATTTACTACTCAAGATATGGAAATTCTGTGGGAACTTTTGAAAAAACTGTACAGCTATGATGGGGTTGAACAGGATGGCTTTGAAGAAAATATGGATTACGGAGCTAAAGAACCTTTTATGGAGTCTCAACTGCAAGCGAACGAAAAATTTAAAATTAGCAGAGCAAAAATAGAAAAGGAAGCGAAATCATTTGAAAAACAAATCCAATAG
- a CDS encoding DUF4317 domain-containing protein, with the protein MNEKEISEIRRRYRPDKSNIARIRGCYVNDQKEIVSEFSQPLSLMPQEESEELLSILKKTLSGTIGKNLINIEFATQQVLEGEEHKLLMALRDSSLGDDGAVQEFYGRVIQTLNMQGNYLILLAYDKYDVPYYAKDGEKQDDSSEVFSYFLCSICPVKLTKPALGFFVSENQFRNITADWIVSAPELGFMFPAFDDRSANIYNAVYYSRDIAENHVEFIDTVFKTAVPMPAAAQKETFQSILGGTVAEDCSFNVVQTVQGQLSEMIEEHKTNKEDDPLVITKRTVKGILESCGVSESRVTAFEEKYDTEFGADTEISPQNVIDTKQLEVRTPDVTIRVNSERSNLVETRIIDGTKYILIRADEGVEVNGVNINIS; encoded by the coding sequence ATGAACGAAAAAGAAATTTCAGAAATTCGTCGCCGCTACCGTCCGGATAAGAGCAATATTGCTCGGATACGTGGCTGCTACGTTAACGATCAGAAGGAAATTGTTTCAGAGTTTAGTCAGCCGCTCAGTTTAATGCCTCAGGAAGAATCCGAAGAGCTTTTGTCAATTCTAAAAAAGACGCTCTCCGGAACGATTGGAAAGAACCTGATAAACATCGAATTTGCAACGCAGCAAGTCCTAGAGGGTGAGGAACATAAGTTACTCATGGCACTCAGAGATTCATCGCTGGGTGATGATGGCGCTGTGCAGGAATTCTACGGGCGCGTGATTCAGACACTCAACATGCAAGGTAATTATCTGATTCTTTTGGCTTATGATAAATATGACGTTCCTTACTATGCAAAAGATGGAGAAAAGCAAGACGATTCTTCAGAAGTATTTTCGTACTTTCTGTGCAGCATCTGTCCCGTAAAATTGACAAAGCCGGCGCTTGGTTTCTTTGTTTCCGAAAATCAGTTCCGAAACATTACGGCAGACTGGATTGTATCGGCGCCTGAACTTGGATTCATGTTTCCGGCTTTCGACGATCGCAGCGCCAACATTTATAACGCTGTCTACTACTCCCGTGACATCGCGGAGAACCACGTGGAATTTATTGATACTGTGTTCAAAACTGCAGTTCCAATGCCTGCCGCTGCGCAGAAAGAGACCTTCCAATCCATTTTAGGGGGTACCGTTGCCGAGGATTGCAGCTTCAACGTTGTGCAGACGGTTCAAGGGCAATTATCCGAAATGATTGAAGAACACAAAACAAATAAAGAGGATGATCCACTGGTCATTACCAAGAGAACGGTAAAGGGGATTCTGGAATCCTGCGGCGTTTCTGAATCCCGTGTAACTGCATTTGAAGAAAAATATGATACCGAGTTTGGAGCCGACACAGAGATCAGCCCGCAGAATGTTATTGATACCAAACAATTAGAAGTTCGCACACCCGATGTGACAATTCGTGTAAATTCGGAGCGCAGCAACTTGGTTGAAACACGGATCATCGACGGCACAAAATATATTTTAATCCGTGCAGACGAAGGCGTCGAGGTAAACGGTGTGAACATTAATATTTCGTAG